The nucleotide sequence TTATTTGTTGCCGAACTCAGCCTTTTTCTGACCTTTAAAGCCTTTTTCAGTTGGATACAGACGTAATCTATCCAACTAAAACCTCATTTGATCAAAGCTGCCGAAAAACAAATATCAAAAAAAGCGGTTTTTTTGTACATTATACACTTTACTTGGTGTTGTTGTTTCTATCTTTACTACAAAAAAAGAAAGGATTTGTTGAAACCTACTTAGACTTCAACAATTTCTGCAATTGGAGCGTTCTTTTTTACTGAAGCAATACCGTTCTTGCATGATGCCTCTGATTCATAGGCTTCACTGGTTGCAATTATTTCACCGTTGGGCGCTTTGAGTCTCCATCTGCATTTGCCAGCGGCGTCTGCGTACACTTCAAATTTAGGTGTAGCGGGCATTAAAAATCACTAAATAATAATTATTTGTGTACAGATAAGAGCTTTTCTA is from Candidatus Bathyarchaeum sp. and encodes:
- a CDS encoding YegP family protein: MPATPKFEVYADAAGKCRWRLKAPNGEIIATSEAYESEASCKNGIASVKKNAPIAEIVEV